One window of the Klebsiella sp. WP3-W18-ESBL-02 genome contains the following:
- a CDS encoding TonB-dependent siderophore receptor has translation MNHAVFRLCALSGMIALALAPQAYADKNETTMVVTASGEGSDLPGWTNSATKSAVAESKTPQVINTLSQHEISLRHATSLNEILRYAPGVATESRGSTTYMSEYKIRGFNVDNEFYNGLQLPYNVTGNTKARIDPLLVDSVDILKGPSSVLYGSGSPGGLVNIQGKKPQTTPRTEVGFNTGTRNLKEGYLDSTGRLADSDWSYRLLGKATEGDDQAHTTRYEDYLLAPSVTWQPSDKTRLTLDALAQNTPSLTPSNPMPLSYLRSSYANKRDFAGDDWNGFKQRQWMVGYSFEHQFDSGWGIAQKARYFDIDSHQQSVYSTGNTGNPVYELNRFAYTTDEDLHSFNIDNQVTRTLTLGDWQHHLLAGFDYQKLNSHYHYRYASTTPGIDMRTPDFGQVNESALGLYTAQKNRLSYNQKGYYLQDQMAWGGLNILASLRYDDYQSATTDYLNNDGKAWISQDRVTKRLGMLYAFDNGLSPFISYSEGFKPVSPANGLTAEQVKPTTSKQVEGGVKYLLADYATTFTASVFNIRQKNVLSADPSWVYRQTGEIESKGAELSVISRPSDNINLIANYAYTHAINTEDETYPGKRPTQVPENAFNLWGDYTFDQSLVRGLTIGAGARYTGPMEISPDNKAGKLGGTTQYDMSLSYDMSAVDSSLAGLMLKASAQNLTNKETLTCYDSTNCWIGRDRTVQVGASYAF, from the coding sequence ATGAATCACGCCGTTTTTCGTCTCTGCGCGCTTTCTGGAATGATCGCGCTCGCCCTTGCGCCGCAGGCCTATGCTGATAAAAATGAAACCACGATGGTGGTCACCGCTTCCGGCGAGGGGAGCGACCTGCCTGGCTGGACCAACAGCGCCACCAAATCGGCGGTTGCGGAAAGTAAAACGCCGCAGGTGATCAACACCCTCAGCCAGCATGAAATAAGCCTGCGCCACGCCACTTCGCTGAATGAGATTTTGCGTTATGCTCCCGGCGTCGCGACCGAGTCACGCGGCAGCACGACCTATATGAGCGAATACAAGATTCGCGGCTTCAACGTCGATAACGAATTCTATAACGGACTCCAGTTGCCCTATAACGTCACGGGGAATACCAAAGCACGGATTGACCCGCTGTTGGTTGACAGCGTCGACATCCTTAAAGGGCCATCCTCTGTGCTTTACGGCAGCGGTTCGCCAGGCGGGCTGGTGAACATACAGGGGAAAAAGCCGCAGACCACGCCGCGCACGGAAGTGGGTTTCAATACCGGTACTCGCAACCTTAAAGAGGGTTATCTGGACTCGACCGGCCGTCTTGCTGACAGCGACTGGAGCTATCGCCTGCTGGGCAAAGCGACCGAGGGTGACGACCAGGCGCACACCACTCGCTATGAAGATTATCTGCTGGCCCCCAGCGTGACCTGGCAACCGAGCGATAAAACCCGCCTGACGCTGGATGCGCTGGCGCAAAATACGCCGAGCCTGACGCCATCTAACCCGATGCCGCTGTCCTATTTACGCTCCAGCTACGCCAATAAACGCGATTTTGCCGGCGACGATTGGAACGGCTTCAAACAGCGCCAGTGGATGGTGGGCTACAGCTTTGAACACCAGTTTGATAGCGGCTGGGGAATCGCGCAGAAGGCGCGTTACTTTGATATCGACAGTCATCAGCAGAGCGTCTATTCCACCGGGAATACCGGGAATCCGGTTTATGAGCTGAACCGCTTTGCCTATACCACGGACGAAGATCTGCACAGCTTCAATATCGATAACCAGGTGACGCGGACGCTGACGCTTGGCGACTGGCAGCACCACCTGCTGGCCGGATTTGATTATCAGAAGCTGAATTCGCATTATCACTATCGCTATGCATCGACCACTCCGGGTATCGATATGCGTACCCCGGATTTTGGTCAGGTGAATGAATCGGCGCTGGGGCTTTATACCGCGCAGAAAAATCGCCTTTCGTACAACCAAAAGGGCTACTACCTGCAGGATCAGATGGCCTGGGGCGGTCTGAATATTCTCGCCAGCCTGCGCTATGACGACTACCAGTCTGCGACTACCGACTATCTGAATAACGATGGGAAAGCGTGGATCTCCCAGGATCGGGTCACCAAGCGTCTGGGGATGCTGTATGCGTTTGACAACGGGCTGTCGCCCTTTATCAGCTACTCAGAGGGCTTCAAACCGGTATCACCGGCCAACGGTCTGACGGCTGAACAGGTGAAACCGACCACCAGCAAGCAGGTGGAGGGCGGCGTGAAATACCTGCTGGCAGACTATGCCACAACCTTTACCGCGTCGGTGTTTAACATCCGGCAGAAAAATGTACTGAGCGCAGACCCGAGCTGGGTGTACCGCCAGACCGGAGAAATTGAATCCAAAGGGGCCGAACTGTCGGTTATCAGTCGTCCATCCGACAATATTAACCTGATCGCCAACTACGCTTACACCCACGCCATCAACACCGAGGATGAGACCTACCCAGGCAAACGTCCGACGCAGGTGCCGGAAAATGCCTTCAACCTGTGGGGGGACTATACCTTCGACCAGAGCCTGGTTCGTGGGCTGACGATCGGCGCAGGGGCGCGTTATACCGGGCCGATGGAAATCTCTCCGGATAACAAGGCCGGTAAATTGGGCGGAACAACGCAGTACGATATGTCGCTGTCATACGATATGTCTGCGGTGGACAGCAGCCTGGCAGGCCTGATGCTGAAAGCCAGCGCGCAGAACCTCACCAACAAAGAAACGCTGACCTGCTATGACAGCACTAACTGCTGGATTGGCCGCGATCGTACGGTGCAGGTGGGCGCAAGCTACGCCTTCTGA
- the hpaX gene encoding 4-hydroxyphenylacetate permease encodes MNDSPSLEPTPSSASSPFNARQQAVINKLFRRLIVFLFVLFVFSYLDRINIGFAGLTMGKDLGLTSTMFGLATTLFYVMYVVCGIPSNVMLTIVGARRWIAILMIIWGIASTATLFATGPNSLYALRMLVGIAEAGFLPGLLYYLTYWFPAHYRARANALFMIAMPVTMALGSLASGYILNMDGLLNLKGWQWLFLLEGFPSVLLGLVVWFWLDDSPAKAKWLTDDDKACLHEMLEADRLNALQTQSAIQAASVGQKSVLRELLTPTIILYTLAYFCLTNTLSALSVWTPLILRSFNAESSNVTIGLLSAIPQVCTIVGMIWWSKRSDRRNERKLHTLLPYLFAAAGWVLTATSVHPYWQFTGIVMASMGAFAAMVIFWTTPDRALSLRARALGIAVINGTGMTGAALGPLLMGIMKDVTGSFNAGIYMVAAFLVLGAVIVAFIPMKAAPRQTAGVGVTAA; translated from the coding sequence ATGAACGATAGCCCTTCTCTGGAACCGACACCGTCTTCTGCGTCATCGCCGTTCAACGCGCGGCAGCAGGCGGTTATCAATAAGTTGTTCCGCCGCCTGATCGTGTTTTTGTTCGTGCTGTTTGTCTTTTCCTATCTCGACCGTATTAACATCGGTTTTGCCGGGCTGACCATGGGCAAAGACCTGGGGTTAACCAGCACAATGTTCGGGCTGGCCACCACGCTGTTTTATGTGATGTACGTGGTATGCGGAATCCCGAGTAACGTCATGCTGACGATCGTCGGCGCGCGCCGCTGGATAGCCATCCTGATGATTATCTGGGGGATTGCCTCCACCGCCACGCTGTTCGCGACCGGGCCTAACAGCCTGTACGCGCTACGAATGCTGGTGGGGATCGCCGAAGCCGGGTTTTTGCCCGGCCTGCTGTATTACCTGACCTATTGGTTCCCTGCCCATTATCGTGCCCGCGCCAATGCGCTGTTTATGATTGCCATGCCGGTCACCATGGCACTCGGTTCGCTGGCGTCCGGGTACATTCTCAATATGGACGGCCTGCTCAATCTGAAAGGCTGGCAGTGGTTGTTTCTGCTTGAGGGCTTCCCGTCCGTTCTGCTTGGTCTGGTGGTCTGGTTCTGGCTTGACGACAGCCCGGCGAAGGCGAAATGGCTGACCGACGACGATAAGGCCTGCCTGCACGAGATGCTTGAAGCCGACCGGCTTAACGCGCTGCAAACCCAAAGCGCCATCCAGGCGGCCTCTGTCGGGCAAAAAAGTGTGCTGCGCGAGCTGCTAACGCCAACCATTATTCTCTACACGCTGGCCTACTTCTGCCTGACCAATACACTCAGCGCCCTCAGCGTCTGGACGCCGCTGATTCTGCGCAGCTTTAACGCAGAGAGCAGCAACGTCACCATCGGCCTGCTGAGCGCCATTCCTCAGGTCTGCACCATTGTCGGCATGATCTGGTGGAGCAAACGTTCCGATCGCCGCAACGAACGGAAGCTGCATACGCTGCTGCCGTATCTGTTTGCTGCGGCCGGCTGGGTGCTTACCGCCACCAGCGTCCATCCGTACTGGCAGTTTACCGGGATCGTCATGGCCTCGATGGGAGCCTTTGCGGCAATGGTTATCTTCTGGACGACGCCGGACCGCGCGCTGTCGCTGCGCGCCAGGGCACTCGGCATCGCAGTGATTAACGGCACCGGCATGACCGGCGCTGCGCTGGGGCCGCTGCTGATGGGCATAATGAAAGACGTGACCGGCAGCTTTAATGCCGGAATCTACATGGTTGCCGCCTTCCTGGTACTGGGCGCCGTCATTGTCGCCTTTATCCCGATGAAGGCGGCCCCACGCCAGACGGCGGGCGTCGGCGTAACCGCAGCATAA
- a CDS encoding MarR family winged helix-turn-helix transcriptional regulator: MSNLKKTAGEGATGAAFHREEFPFYWIVNVYARYTQTVELALKKVALDVSRFRVLMITHQYGQASISQIAEYALAKMPTVTKIVGRLRDDGLVVTASSPSDARVTMVMLTEAGQQKVAEAMPLVGKIFDKGFKGMSPGQVEKMNQSLAKVLDNLNEL, translated from the coding sequence ATGAGTAATCTAAAAAAAACAGCGGGCGAGGGCGCGACGGGCGCCGCGTTTCATCGTGAAGAGTTTCCGTTCTACTGGATTGTTAACGTGTACGCCCGTTACACCCAAACCGTGGAACTGGCCCTGAAGAAGGTTGCGCTGGACGTCTCGCGCTTTCGTGTGCTGATGATCACGCACCAGTACGGCCAGGCGAGCATCTCGCAAATCGCCGAATACGCGCTGGCTAAAATGCCCACGGTGACCAAAATTGTCGGCCGCCTGCGCGATGACGGCCTGGTGGTTACCGCCAGCAGCCCCAGCGATGCGCGGGTAACGATGGTGATGCTAACCGAAGCCGGTCAGCAGAAAGTGGCGGAAGCTATGCCGCTGGTGGGTAAAATATTCGATAAAGGTTTTAAGGGCATGAGCCCTGGACAGGTGGAGAAAATGAACCAGTCACTGGCGAAAGTGCTGGATAATCTTAACGAACTCTGA
- a CDS encoding amidase — MQPVCESKGFVERFTLGKGDLRFAVKDTLDVAGHRTQAGCPALAHAPVARQHARVVDMLLRSGCVLDGKTALHELAFGVTGINPWGGTPLNPHFPALIPGGSSSGSAAVVAAGEVDFALGTDTGGSVRMPAACCGVLGLKPGYGVLSRQGGMPAESSLDCVGLFAREADVLRQALNRLNVTVGAPLTALPDIAFIAAAQPDIDGELLAGLCRLAVHPRSAELTLLDDAHRAGLTLINHENWRALGPLLASGQVSADVASRIRAGESVSAQALQDAETVRQRFRAEVDARLAETPLLALATLPELPPTLAEAHDPLSVVNLTRLVRPFNLSGHPALTLPMGALRDRPIALQLVARKGDEGLLVQAAEWLMARRRH; from the coding sequence ATGCAGCCAGTTTGTGAGAGCAAGGGTTTTGTCGAACGTTTTACCCTCGGTAAAGGCGATCTGCGCTTTGCCGTGAAAGATACGCTGGACGTTGCGGGGCACCGCACCCAGGCCGGTTGCCCGGCGTTGGCCCACGCGCCCGTCGCCCGGCAGCACGCCAGAGTGGTGGACATGCTGTTGCGCAGCGGCTGCGTGTTAGATGGAAAAACCGCGCTACACGAGCTGGCGTTCGGCGTGACCGGCATTAACCCCTGGGGCGGTACGCCGCTGAATCCCCATTTCCCCGCGCTGATTCCCGGCGGTTCGTCCAGCGGCTCGGCGGCGGTTGTCGCCGCCGGTGAGGTGGATTTTGCCCTCGGTACCGACACCGGCGGATCGGTACGGATGCCCGCCGCCTGCTGCGGGGTGCTCGGGCTGAAGCCCGGTTACGGCGTGTTGAGCCGTCAGGGGGGGATGCCCGCCGAGAGCTCGCTGGACTGCGTGGGCCTTTTTGCCCGTGAAGCGGACGTGCTGCGCCAGGCGCTGAATCGTCTTAACGTCACCGTTGGCGCGCCGCTGACCGCGTTACCCGACATCGCCTTTATCGCCGCCGCGCAGCCGGACATTGACGGCGAACTGCTTGCCGGTCTTTGCCGGCTGGCGGTCCACCCGCGCAGCGCCGAACTGACGCTGCTCGACGATGCTCATCGCGCCGGGCTGACCCTGATTAACCACGAGAACTGGCGCGCGCTCGGCCCGCTGCTGGCAAGCGGTCAGGTTTCTGCCGATGTTGCCAGCCGGATCCGCGCGGGGGAATCGGTCAGCGCACAGGCGTTGCAGGATGCGGAAACTGTCCGCCAGCGCTTTCGCGCGGAAGTGGATGCGCGGTTGGCCGAAACGCCGCTGCTGGCGCTGGCGACGCTGCCAGAACTGCCGCCCACGCTTGCCGAAGCCCACGATCCGCTGAGCGTGGTGAATCTTACCCGCTTAGTTCGTCCGTTTAATCTCAGCGGTCACCCGGCGTTGACGCTGCCTATGGGCGCGTTGCGCGACCGTCCAATCGCCCTACAGCTGGTCGCTCGTAAAGGCGACGAGGGGCTGCTGGTACAGGCCGCCGAGTGGCTGATGGCCCGACGACGTCACTAA
- a CDS encoding acyl-CoA dehydrogenase family protein gives MSAVHVHETLAPLLSEVASRSADFEHQRHISDDIIARFKQVGVYRALVPKIYGGDECTPAQFCELIEQIATADGSAGWVASFGMSPFYLGALPVETLQELYRDGPDVVFAGGIFPTQKARQADGGYRVSGRWSFASGSMGASVLGVGILPDGEQPLPRMAVLPRASVQIDPVWDTVGLAGTGSHDLLVDDAFVPDAWTFIRGGTLNLEGPLYRYPVLSLATQVLSVVSLGVARAALNEIYAIAHRQQSVTGAPRLADRPQAQMQIARCEADLRAARAWFYDAIDDVWQRLLAGDDPSCEQVNALRLSSTHVTRVAADVARQALALNGMGGVAMTSPLQRYVRDTMVITQHAFMGDLSYLNAGTVFFGGKPLPGYL, from the coding sequence ATGTCTGCCGTCCACGTCCATGAAACGCTGGCCCCGCTGCTGAGCGAAGTTGCTTCCCGCAGCGCCGATTTTGAGCATCAACGTCATATTTCTGACGACATCATTGCCCGCTTCAAACAGGTGGGCGTTTACCGGGCGCTGGTGCCGAAAATCTACGGCGGCGACGAATGCACGCCCGCGCAGTTTTGTGAATTGATTGAACAGATAGCCACCGCCGACGGCTCGGCGGGCTGGGTAGCCAGTTTCGGTATGAGCCCGTTCTACCTTGGCGCACTGCCGGTGGAAACGTTGCAGGAACTCTATCGCGATGGCCCGGACGTGGTCTTCGCGGGCGGCATTTTTCCGACGCAGAAAGCGCGTCAGGCCGACGGCGGTTACCGGGTCAGCGGACGCTGGAGTTTTGCCAGCGGCAGTATGGGGGCGTCGGTGCTGGGAGTGGGGATTCTGCCGGACGGCGAACAGCCTCTGCCGCGCATGGCGGTGCTGCCGCGCGCCAGCGTCCAGATAGACCCGGTGTGGGATACCGTCGGCCTCGCCGGAACCGGCAGTCACGACCTGCTGGTTGACGACGCGTTTGTTCCGGACGCGTGGACCTTTATTCGCGGCGGCACGCTGAATCTGGAAGGGCCGCTGTACCGCTACCCGGTGCTGTCGCTGGCGACGCAGGTGCTCTCCGTTGTGTCGCTCGGCGTGGCCCGCGCCGCGCTTAATGAAATTTATGCCATCGCCCATCGCCAGCAGTCGGTGACCGGTGCGCCGCGTCTGGCCGACCGCCCGCAGGCGCAGATGCAGATTGCCCGCTGTGAAGCCGATCTGCGCGCTGCTCGCGCCTGGTTTTATGACGCCATTGATGATGTCTGGCAACGCCTGCTCGCCGGGGACGATCCCAGCTGCGAACAGGTCAACGCGCTACGGCTTTCTTCCACCCACGTGACGCGCGTTGCGGCCGACGTGGCGCGCCAGGCGCTGGCACTCAACGGAATGGGCGGGGTCGCCATGACCAGCCCGCTACAGCGCTACGTCCGCGACACGATGGTGATTACCCAACATGCCTTTATGGGCGACCTCTCGTATCTCAATGCGGGCACGGTCTTTTTCGGCGGTAAACCGCTGCCGGGTTACCTGTGA
- a CDS encoding IacB protein, producing the protein MSQSNKLRVLFCIGVNQNFFDASAAEAKQVWAAFGVMMKGMEETPGISVIGNMDDDQLMVGPSTTAPWTTYVLADAQALENVAAVCNLFRTTPVGDSGSKLWKYCKIEARVGRELIIQG; encoded by the coding sequence ATGAGCCAATCCAACAAATTACGCGTGCTGTTTTGTATCGGCGTAAACCAGAACTTCTTTGACGCCAGCGCGGCAGAAGCCAAGCAGGTATGGGCCGCCTTCGGCGTGATGATGAAAGGGATGGAAGAGACGCCGGGAATTTCGGTTATCGGCAATATGGATGACGACCAACTGATGGTTGGCCCGTCAACGACCGCCCCGTGGACAACCTATGTGCTGGCCGATGCGCAGGCGCTGGAGAACGTCGCTGCGGTCTGCAATTTGTTCCGCACGACGCCGGTGGGCGACAGCGGCAGCAAGCTGTGGAAGTACTGCAAAATTGAAGCCCGCGTCGGGCGCGAACTGATCATTCAGGGTTAA
- a CDS encoding nuclear transport factor 2 family protein, translating into MTSQDALRLQQLEDQQAARVCISQYMHLCDRLDDADTVHAIGALFSVDACWEGVGEPYAARLGRHQGREAIVGMMAGYVRQPAHFAMNAHFLCSEALSITASGDLHGRWLMLQTSAFNAGGAHLNAAELNVTFRREAGEMVMRHFTTRNLFSRPVTHWHAEDLLPVPDQHQTVADVQENGHAV; encoded by the coding sequence ATGACTTCTCAGGATGCGCTGCGCCTACAGCAGCTCGAAGATCAGCAGGCCGCGCGGGTGTGCATTAGCCAGTATATGCATCTTTGCGATCGGCTGGATGATGCCGACACCGTTCACGCTATTGGCGCACTGTTCAGCGTTGACGCCTGCTGGGAAGGCGTTGGCGAACCTTACGCCGCCCGCCTGGGGCGTCATCAGGGGCGCGAAGCCATCGTCGGCATGATGGCGGGCTATGTCCGTCAGCCAGCACATTTCGCCATGAATGCACATTTCCTGTGCTCCGAGGCGCTCAGCATCACGGCCAGCGGCGATTTGCACGGCCGCTGGCTGATGCTGCAGACCTCAGCCTTTAACGCCGGCGGGGCGCACCTTAACGCCGCCGAGCTGAACGTCACCTTTCGGCGCGAGGCGGGGGAGATGGTGATGCGTCATTTTACCACCCGCAACCTGTTTAGCCGCCCCGTAACGCACTGGCACGCCGAAGATTTACTCCCCGTGCCGGATCAACATCAGACCGTCGCAGACGTGCAGGAGAATGGACATGCAGTGTGA
- a CDS encoding aromatic ring-hydroxylating oxygenase subunit alpha, whose translation MQCDHLIKVKNIDAAAPAAPSREQIAALVQHDRVHTSLYNSETLFGLELDRIFSKTWVWVAHASEIPETGSFKTTEIGTQPVIVVRDRKGNVHTLLNRCRHRAATVCEHRSGKTNSFVCPYHGWGYALDGSLRGVPHPESYADQLEKGALGLVSLRTEQYAGMIFATFNEHIEPLDDFLGAAKKWMDLFMKQGAGFPIKTGPAHRFRFPGNWKIQLENTTDGYHFPVVHRSFLSSVDKQTEEMLNFVDGSGYVEDLGNGHSVMVMIPELVDLEANLDAPIPERFVELADALRAEYDETQVRRIVRAVGGSGFNLNIFPNIACSMAFFRVLQPVSVNETEIHHAVITMDGGPEMANQARLRLHEHFQGPMGFGTPDDSEAWERVQRGATAGDDLWIMLNRGLAGEYRTDDGLRSDVSAETGMRAAYQQWKKLMTENA comes from the coding sequence ATGCAGTGTGACCACCTCATTAAGGTAAAAAATATCGATGCCGCCGCACCCGCCGCGCCGAGTCGTGAACAGATTGCCGCGCTGGTCCAGCATGACCGCGTGCATACCTCGCTGTATAACTCGGAAACGCTGTTCGGCCTGGAGCTGGACCGCATTTTCAGCAAAACCTGGGTCTGGGTCGCGCATGCCAGCGAAATCCCGGAGACGGGCAGCTTTAAGACCACTGAAATCGGCACGCAGCCGGTGATCGTGGTTCGCGACCGCAAAGGCAACGTGCACACGTTGCTTAACCGCTGCCGCCATCGTGCGGCCACCGTCTGCGAGCATCGCAGCGGTAAAACGAACAGCTTCGTTTGCCCCTACCACGGTTGGGGCTACGCGCTCGATGGCAGCCTGCGCGGCGTACCGCATCCGGAAAGCTATGCCGACCAGCTAGAAAAAGGCGCGCTAGGGCTGGTTTCGCTGCGCACCGAACAGTATGCCGGCATGATTTTCGCCACTTTTAACGAGCATATCGAACCGCTGGACGATTTCCTCGGCGCGGCGAAAAAGTGGATGGACCTGTTTATGAAGCAGGGCGCGGGCTTCCCGATCAAAACCGGCCCCGCGCACCGTTTCCGCTTTCCCGGTAACTGGAAAATTCAGCTGGAAAATACCACCGACGGCTATCACTTCCCGGTGGTTCATCGCTCATTTTTAAGCTCGGTCGATAAGCAGACCGAAGAGATGCTCAACTTTGTTGATGGCAGCGGCTACGTCGAAGATCTCGGTAACGGCCACAGCGTGATGGTGATGATCCCGGAGCTGGTGGATCTGGAGGCCAATCTGGATGCGCCGATTCCGGAGCGCTTTGTTGAGTTAGCCGATGCGCTGCGAGCTGAATATGACGAGACGCAGGTCAGGCGCATCGTACGCGCGGTCGGTGGCTCCGGTTTCAACCTCAATATTTTCCCTAACATTGCCTGTTCAATGGCCTTTTTCCGCGTCCTGCAGCCGGTATCGGTGAACGAAACCGAAATTCACCACGCGGTGATCACCATGGACGGTGGACCGGAAATGGCCAACCAGGCGCGGCTGCGCCTGCACGAGCACTTCCAGGGGCCGATGGGCTTCGGCACACCGGATGACTCTGAGGCCTGGGAGCGCGTGCAGCGCGGGGCCACCGCCGGTGACGATCTGTGGATCATGCTGAACCGTGGCCTGGCCGGTGAGTACCGCACTGACGACGGCCTGCGTAGCGACGTCAGCGCCGAAACCGGCATGCGTGCGGCCTATCAGCAGTGGAAAAAATTAATGACGGAGAACGCGTAG
- a CDS encoding aromatic-ring-hydroxylating dioxygenase subunit beta: MTTEESVLFNAIALINLEGDLLDQGEFDGWLDLWLPEGLYVVPIDPQETDFKNTLNYACDDHDMRARRVKRLYSGESISTTPRARTLRTLSRFRLLEAGEHQVVVRGAQSLWEHRKGHSRHYAADITWHLVPQAQGWRIQQKVIRLVNSDDVLHSIGYIL; this comes from the coding sequence ATGACAACCGAGGAGTCCGTACTGTTTAACGCCATCGCACTGATCAATCTGGAAGGCGATCTTCTCGATCAGGGGGAATTCGACGGCTGGCTGGATCTCTGGCTACCGGAAGGCCTTTACGTGGTGCCGATCGATCCGCAGGAGACTGATTTTAAAAACACGCTCAATTACGCCTGCGATGACCATGATATGCGCGCCCGGCGAGTGAAGCGCTTGTACAGCGGCGAGTCGATTTCAACGACCCCACGTGCGCGCACGCTGCGCACGCTATCGCGTTTCCGTCTGCTGGAGGCGGGAGAACATCAGGTGGTGGTACGCGGCGCGCAGTCGCTGTGGGAGCACCGTAAAGGGCACAGCCGCCACTATGCGGCCGATATCACCTGGCATCTGGTGCCGCAGGCGCAGGGATGGCGCATTCAGCAGAAGGTGATTCGCCTGGTCAACAGCGACGATGTGCTGCACAGCATCGGCTACATCCTGTGA
- a CDS encoding SDR family NAD(P)-dependent oxidoreductase produces MMQTVLVTGAAAGLGNVIAGHLLEQGFQVVLTDVDAARAQAAAETLDSDRVLAMGLDICRPDDFTRALSATEARFGSLQVLVNNAALTLATPVMDITVDEFDRVMTTNLRGTFVGCQTMGRYFARRGYGRIINLASLAGQNGGTASGAHYAASKGGILTLTKIFARELAKSGVTVNAIAPGPIDSPAVHALVPEEKLAGLLQMIPVGALGEAEFVARAVALLADQQASFVTGATWDINGGLFMR; encoded by the coding sequence ATGATGCAAACCGTATTAGTCACCGGCGCAGCCGCCGGTCTGGGCAATGTGATTGCTGGCCACCTGCTGGAGCAGGGGTTCCAGGTGGTATTGACTGACGTCGACGCGGCCCGTGCGCAGGCGGCGGCAGAAACGCTCGACAGCGACCGTGTGCTGGCGATGGGGTTGGATATTTGTCGACCGGATGATTTTACTCGTGCGCTGAGCGCTACCGAGGCGCGGTTCGGCAGCCTTCAGGTGCTGGTGAACAATGCTGCACTGACGCTGGCAACCCCGGTCATGGACATCACGGTAGACGAATTTGACCGGGTGATGACCACCAACCTGCGCGGGACTTTCGTCGGCTGTCAGACGATGGGGCGCTACTTTGCCCGTCGTGGCTATGGCCGGATTATCAACCTGGCGTCGCTGGCCGGGCAGAACGGCGGCACCGCTTCCGGGGCGCACTACGCGGCGTCGAAAGGCGGCATCCTGACGCTGACCAAAATTTTCGCCCGTGAGCTGGCCAAATCTGGCGTCACCGTTAACGCCATCGCGCCAGGGCCGATTGATTCACCGGCAGTTCACGCGCTGGTACCGGAAGAAAAGCTGGCAGGGCTGCTGCAAATGATCCCGGTCGGTGCGCTCGGCGAGGCGGAGTTTGTCGCCCGCGCGGTTGCGCTATTGGCAGACCAACAGGCGTCGTTTGTCACCGGGGCAACCTGGGACATTAACGGCGGGCTGTTTATGCGTTAA
- a CDS encoding PDR/VanB family oxidoreductase: MLTLQIVHRELHGEVVLLTLAHPDGRTLPAFSAGAHIDVHLSDELVRPYSLCGDPQQRNCYQLGILKDRQSQGGSLAAHALREGDDIRVSEPRNLFALDAQATHSLLIGGGIGITPMLAMAEELRAAGRSFSLHYCAKSRAEAAFAAHLEAAAYAPQVHMHFSDEQRIHLDAVLCDVPEGTHVYVCGPARLMDAVSERAAALGYAPDRVHQECFSAEVNSGGQPFEVVAAASGMTVQVASHQTIVEALALAGLKVCVSCKQGICGSCLTDVLEGEPDHRDHYLTDDEKADGDQILLCCSRAKSARLIIDL; encoded by the coding sequence ATGCTGACATTACAGATTGTTCACCGTGAGCTGCACGGCGAGGTTGTGCTCTTGACGCTGGCTCACCCGGATGGCCGGACGTTACCGGCGTTCAGTGCCGGGGCGCATATCGATGTGCATTTGAGTGACGAACTGGTGCGCCCCTATTCGCTGTGCGGCGATCCGCAGCAGCGCAATTGCTACCAGCTTGGCATATTGAAAGACCGCCAATCGCAGGGTGGGTCGCTGGCGGCGCACGCCTTGCGCGAAGGGGATGACATCCGGGTGAGCGAGCCGCGTAATCTGTTCGCCCTGGATGCGCAGGCCACACATAGCCTGTTGATTGGTGGCGGTATCGGTATTACGCCGATGCTGGCAATGGCGGAGGAGTTACGTGCCGCCGGGCGCTCATTCAGCCTGCACTACTGCGCCAAATCGCGCGCAGAGGCGGCGTTTGCCGCACATCTGGAGGCAGCGGCCTATGCGCCGCAGGTTCACATGCATTTCAGCGACGAGCAGCGAATTCACCTCGATGCGGTTTTGTGCGACGTGCCTGAGGGGACGCACGTTTACGTCTGCGGCCCCGCGCGGCTGATGGATGCCGTGAGCGAACGGGCGGCGGCGCTGGGCTATGCACCGGATCGGGTTCATCAGGAGTGCTTCAGCGCTGAGGTCAACAGCGGCGGCCAGCCGTTTGAGGTCGTGGCCGCCGCCAGCGGTATGACCGTGCAGGTGGCGAGCCATCAAACCATCGTCGAGGCGCTGGCGTTGGCGGGGCTGAAGGTGTGCGTTTCCTGTAAGCAGGGGATTTGCGGCAGCTGCCTGACGGACGTGCTGGAAGGCGAACCGGACCACCGTGACCACTATCTGACCGACGACGAAAAGGCCGACGGCGACCAGATTTTACTGTGCTGTTCCCGCGCTAAAAGCGCCCGTCTGATTATCGATCTTTGA